CGTGGCTTAGTTCCTGCAAGCGGATATCGAGCAGGAAACCGATCAGGGCGCCTTTCTGATACACGTTCACATACATGTCTTGAAATTGCGGCTCGATAATGCGGCGGCTCATTTCGGTAAACGATACGTCGGGGTACTTGCTGGCCTCGCGCATCTTCGTCATTATCTCCTCCCGGAAGCTCTCGTAGGTCTTGAGCCCCTCCTGCACCTGCACCAGCTGGGCAAAGTATTCGGTTACGCCCTCGTAAAGCCACAAATGCTGCGAAAGCTTGGGATCTTTAAAATCAAAGTACTCGATCTCTTCGCTGTGCACGTTCAGGGGTGTGAGGATGTGCAGGAACTCATGCGAGGCTACATCCAGCACCATCTTTTGCAGCTCCTCGCCACTTTGCTCAGGCAAAAAGTAGAGCGAACTATAGGAGTGCTCCATGGCGCCGAAGCCACCGTAACGGCTCACCTCGGTATTGCCCATCCGCGGGAAGTACATGATAAACTGGTAGTGGTCTACCGGCATGCCGCCGAAAAAGCTGGTCAGGGCTGTAGCAAGCGGTTTGATCATTTCGCGCACGTCAGCAGCCTTTACCTTGCCTGTTTCGGAGTGCACGGCTACCGCTACCCTGGTGTTGCCGGAGCGAAAGCTGGCTGTGTCGGGGAGGCTGTACATGAGCGGTGCATCTGCCAGGCGCACGTAATCGGGGGCTGTTAGCTGGTCCTGCTCCGGCGAGCGGCGCGTGAGCGGCAGGGCGGTGGCGCCGTATAGGTTGGCCGGTTTGTGGATGGTGATAGTATAGGGCAGCATTTTATACCCTTCCAGGTAGCCGTAGAAACCGAAGTGGTTGATGATAAAGTTATTGCCGGCATTGATGTTGGTGCCGCCCGGCTGAAAGATGTAGTTGTCGTTCTTTTCCACATCCCAGGTGTCGTCTACCAAATATTCGAGGCGGGCCAGTTTCCGGGCGTCCCCAATCTCAAAAAGATTCCTGCCCTGTGGCGTGACCTTCAGTTTGCGGCCTTTGGCGTCGTAGGCTTTGAATCTGCTCACAAAGCGGCCGTAATCCTTGCGGGAGTAAGACCCCGGAATAACGCTGGGAATGATGTAGGTGATCTGATCCTCTTTTACTTCCGGCGTCTGGATGACCACCTTTACCTGGTCGTTCTGCACGTGCTTCAGGTCCAGGGTAATGTTATAGGCTTGTTGCGCCATGGCCTTGGAAGAGAGCAGCAACAGGCAAGTATAAAGGAAGAAGTGTTTCATAGACGGGGTTGTAGCTATACACCCGTTGCACCGGATGCTGGTTTAAAGATATCAAAGTTCCTGAATATTATACTATCCCCGTCTGCGAATGCGGCTGTAGTCGCCCTGTTGCGGCAGAGTAGCCAGGCAGTACAGGTATGGCACAGCGTTCGGAGGCTGTTTTTGTAACCTGGTATTGGAAGTTGGAGAACAGGCAGAAGGACAGCCACAGGGCACAAAAGCCTGCGTGCAAAGTATAGATGCCCGGAAGGTATAGCTTAAATAATAGTGGAGAGCAGTGCCGCCACCATGGCTTTCACCGTCATCATCACAGCGCCGGAGCGCACCGGAACATCCGCTTCCTCTTCTTCCTCCGACGAGAAGGCGTCGCGCAGGTAAGCAATTGGGCTGTCGAGCACTTCGGCATCTAGCACCGATCTTTCGCGCGGTTTGGTTACAGCCTTGGGTTTTGGCTTTGCCGCTGTTGGAGTGCCGTTTGTTACAACAGGAGCTGTTGTCGGCGCTGGCCCTGTTTGGGCAGCAGCTTGCGGGGCAGCTGTACCGTTGGTGCTGGCTATGGCAACTGCAGCCGGTGCAAAGCACAGGAGTACCACTACTGCCAACGCAGTAAGTACACGGACCGGTTGCCACAGAATATTCATGCTCAAAAGTAAATCTAAATATTTAAGCATACAAGCACCGGGTAGGATAATTTAGAGAATTTATTTAGAACCAGGGTAAAGGTATCTTGCTGACGAGCAAGTATATACCGGCACGCCTGCCTCCCGGCAGTTAACGCCTGGCTGCGGCGGGGCGCAATACCTTGATGCGCACGGGAATGATGCCTGCCTGTTCTGCATTCAGCCGCCGGGCCGCCTTGCCCGATAGGTCTACAATGCGGCCTTTCACAAAGGGTCCTCTGTCGGTTACCTTCACTTTCACGCTTTGGTGGGTCTGCAGGTTAGTTACCCGGATCTTGGTGCCCAGGGGAAGCGTTTTATGAGCGGCTGTCATTTTGCCGTGGCGGTAAGGAGCCCCGTTTGCCATTTTGTGGCCCTGTAGTTTGCGGCTGTAGTAAGAGGCTTTGCCCTCTTCGGTATAGCCGCGCTCCCCGAGTGCCGGTGGTCTGCCAGCGCAGGAGGCCAGGCCAAGGCAAAGGCCGAAGGCCAATAAAAGCTGGCTGATGGAAGCCGGAAAAGACAAGCGGGAAATGGAGTAGCGTAGGCGAAAGGGCATAGATAGTAAAAGTATATATAGGGTTAACGTACTAAACCTGCAGGAATTGTAGTAACTCATAAGACAGGCGCTGTATTGGCACAGTTTCCAGGGGATGGCGGGTTTGCGGCAGCACTAGCAGGCGCGCTTCCGGCAACTGCCCGTAAGCCCAGGCGGTTTCTTCCAAACTAACCATGGCGTCCCGGTCGCCGACCGCCACTTGTACGGGAATTTGTACCTGAGCCAGCTTTTCGGCGCTGAGCAGTGACTGCTCGCCCAGGTCGCGCATCATGTCGGCGGTTTTCGTTACCAGCAGCTTCCAGTCCTGCGGGGCATGTCGGTGGGCCAATGCAGCGGCAAAGGCCGGTACTTTAACTGCCATCTTTTCGGGGTTCAGCAGCCGGGCTTCTTTGGCAGCCGCTTCCGGCGACCAGGCAAACTTGGTGGCCAGCGTGAAAACATGCTTTACCCGCTCGGGGTGCAGCAAGGCAAAGTATAAGGCCGCATAGCCGCCCATACTATAGCCAAAGATACTCACCGAGGCGAGCCCTTCTTTGTCCAGCAGGTCTAAAATATCGGCTGCAAACAGCGCCATACCAAAGGACGTCTGCGGCAGCTCCCGGCCGCCGTGGCCGGTAAAGTCAAGGGTATAGACCTGGAAATGTGCTTGCAGCGCCTCTTTCAGGTCATCAAACATAGCAGCAGAGCCCAGGGCTCCGTGCAGTAACAGCAGGTTTTGCATAAAGCGCCGGCGTTGTAACAGGATAGATGAAGCCCTCTAGCGGCGGCAGGAAGTATAAAACTGGCCCTCGCCGCCAATAGGCTTGGGCAGGTTTATTGCTGCACCTGGTAGTTGTATACTTGCACGGCCTGCGTGAGCTTGTCTTTCTGGAAGAGGTTGATCACAAACTGGGCGCCCAGCACCCCCGCCCCGGCATACATAACCGGCGAAATGTGCACTGCGCCATTGGCACTTTGGCCATTATTAGCCGACAGCACCCCGCCCAGGAGCAGCATGCCGGCGCCTACCACCGTCACGCCCGTGTTGATCACTTTGTCTTTACGGTATTTGCGCAGCAGGGCCATACTGGCCGCATTGTCGCTTAAAGCCTCCTCCAGGTTATTAAACTCAAACAGGTATAGCGGGCCGTCGTCTTTGGAGAAAAAGTAAATGCGGCGGCGGCTGGTATTTGGCCCGCCGTAGCCATAAGGGCCATACCCATAGCCATAGGGGTTGTAATCGTAGGTGGTGCGCGAAGTATAAAACTTGTCAATGCGGGGCCCGTCCAGCAGGCGCTTGGCAAAGGCGTCCATGTTGTTGCCGGTTTCTACCCGGGCATAATAGCCATCCTCGTCCTGGAAGGTAGCCACCATACTGGGGTTATACTTGAGCGAGTCGTCGAGCAGGAAAAAGTTCTGCTTAAAGATGGGCGACTTGTACTGCAGCTTGTTGGCATAAATGACCTGCCCGTTCTGGAGCTGGATAAAAAACCGGCCCGGGCGCGAGTATTCGGTCTGGGCGTGTGCTGCCGTGGCTGCCACCAGGCAGAGGAAGAACAGGAAAAGCGCTTTTTTTCTCATATAGGTATCAGGGCTTATGTAGCTACCGGCGCACGTGCTGCCGGGTTAAAACAACAGGAATAGCATGATGAGCATGCCCGCCAGGGCCAGGTATACCCAGCGCATCAGCTGGCCCCGGTATTTACTGGGCATCAGGTTGCTAACCAGCATTACAACGATCAGCAAACCTAAAATGTATAATAGTATAAAGGTGACGGCTTTTACCCAGTTAGGCACGATGGTGTTTTCGGCTTGCACCTGGTCCGGCATGCCCATGTCGGAGAGCAGGTAGCGCAGGCCAAAGTACATCACCAGCTCAAACAGGATAAAGTAAAAAAGCCAGCCCAGCCAGCTATACTTACCATTACGCAT
This window of the Pontibacter liquoris genome carries:
- a CDS encoding peptidase M61; translated protein: MKHFFLYTCLLLLSSKAMAQQAYNITLDLKHVQNDQVKVVIQTPEVKEDQITYIIPSVIPGSYSRKDYGRFVSRFKAYDAKGRKLKVTPQGRNLFEIGDARKLARLEYLVDDTWDVEKNDNYIFQPGGTNINAGNNFIINHFGFYGYLEGYKMLPYTITIHKPANLYGATALPLTRRSPEQDQLTAPDYVRLADAPLMYSLPDTASFRSGNTRVAVAVHSETGKVKAADVREMIKPLATALTSFFGGMPVDHYQFIMYFPRMGNTEVSRYGGFGAMEHSYSSLYFLPEQSGEELQKMVLDVASHEFLHILTPLNVHSEEIEYFDFKDPKLSQHLWLYEGVTEYFAQLVQVQEGLKTYESFREEIMTKMREASKYPDVSFTEMSRRIIEPQFQDMYVNVYQKGALIGFLLDIRLQELSHGQLGLRELLLKLSKQYGPNKPFKDDELINVLVASTYPEIRQFFDAYVTGNQPLPYQEYYQKIGWQYAGKQQGTKYTFGEFRLGFEKDKKFYWVAEPLNNRFGLQKYDILYAVNGERLTEENVYQLLSPLLEVKTNDTIELAYVRENQLYKKAFAPAEEAVELTFVVTDEAAPTPAQLQLRQQLLQKRAASQKL
- a CDS encoding septal ring lytic transglycosylase RlpA family protein, whose translation is MPFRLRYSISRLSFPASISQLLLAFGLCLGLASCAGRPPALGERGYTEEGKASYYSRKLQGHKMANGAPYRHGKMTAAHKTLPLGTKIRVTNLQTHQSVKVKVTDRGPFVKGRIVDLSGKAARRLNAEQAGIIPVRIKVLRPAAARR
- a CDS encoding alpha/beta fold hydrolase — encoded protein: MQNLLLLHGALGSAAMFDDLKEALQAHFQVYTLDFTGHGGRELPQTSFGMALFAADILDLLDKEGLASVSIFGYSMGGYAALYFALLHPERVKHVFTLATKFAWSPEAAAKEARLLNPEKMAVKVPAFAAALAHRHAPQDWKLLVTKTADMMRDLGEQSLLSAEKLAQVQIPVQVAVGDRDAMVSLEETAWAYGQLPEARLLVLPQTRHPLETVPIQRLSYELLQFLQV